The DNA sequence GAATATATTCAGAATGGTCAGTTTTGGAAAGGAGTTAGCAATGCTTACTTATTCTTTTGCCGATTTAGGTTCAGACAGTCTTTACGAACATTTATATAAATGTATTAAAAATGACATATTAAACGGGGTTTTGACCATGGGGGAGAAACTCCCCTCCAAACGAAATTTTGCAAAGAATCTGAACATAAGCACTATTACTGTAGAAAATGCTTATGCCCAGTTAATGGCAGAAGGTTATATTTATTCTCTTCCGAAAAAAGGATATTTTGTGGCAGATATTTCTAATTCCATTTTAGAAAACAATGTTGCCACTGCCTCTACTTTTACCGTATCAAAAGAGGCTGTTCCTTCCAATTTTCCATTGCGGCAACAAAACGAATATTTTGCAGACTTTGTCTCCAATAGCATCACCGCTGATAATTTCCCCTTTTCCATCTGGGCAAAAATTATTCGTGAAGTGATTTCCGAGGAGAGTCAGGCACTTATGACTAATCCCCCCTCCGGTGGAATCCCGGAACTTCGCAATGCTATTGCACAGTATTTGTTTCAATTTCGCGGTATGAAGGTAGACCCAGCACAGATTATCATCGGAGCCGGTACAGAATATCTCTACGGTTTAATCATACAGCTTTTAGGAAAAGACAATACCTTTGGCGTAGAAGACCCCGGATATCGAAAGATATCCCAGATTTATAACAGCCACAATGCCAAATGCTGTCATATCCCTTTGGATCATCAAGGGATAGAACTCTCCGCTTTAGAAGAAAGTGGCGCGAATATTATACATATTTCCCCTTCCCACCACTACCCTACCGGAATTGTGACACCAATCAGCCGCCGCTATGAATTATTAGGTTGGGCTTCTAAGTCTTCTTCCAGATATATTATTGAAGACGATTATGACTGTGAATTCCGTTTGCAGGGAAAGCCAATTCCTTCCCTACAGAGTATTGATGTAATGGAAAAAGTTATCTATATTAATACCTTTTCCAAAAGCCTTGCCTCCACCATCCGTATTAGTTATATGGTACTTCCACATCATTTGTTGGAACGTTTCTATCGGCAGCTCGGCTTTTATTCCTGTACGGTATCCACTTTCGAACAGTACACGCTTGCCCGTTTTATCAGTCAGGGATACTTCGAAAAACACATTAACCGCACCAGGAACTTTTACAAGACGCAGCGAGATACTTTATTAGAATGCATCAAAAACAGTCCTCTTGCTTCCCATTCTACTATCATGGAAGAGGATGCCGGACTTCACTTCCTATTGAAATTGGATACCAGATTATCTGATGAAGCTTTGAATGAAAAAGCAAAACAGGCAGGACTTCATATCGCCTGCCTGTCAAAATACTACTATAAACCAGAGAAAAAAATGGAACATATTCTGGTGATGAACTACTCCGGACTAGACCCGGAAAAAATTCCGGAAGCGGTAAAACGCCTCAGTAAATGTATCTGTTAAAGCTTACAAAACTCTTCGACTAATTCTTCTATCTGGGAAAGACTCTGTCTCCAGAAATCCGGAGTTGTCAGGTCAATGCCCTCCATTGCCGCTGCTTCTTCTACGGTACATACCGGAGTGGCATGGAGCATTGCCTTGTACTTCGGTACAAAATCTGCTCCTTCTTCCTCAAATTTGCTATAAAGTCCCAACGCAAACAATCCACCAAAAGCATATGGGAAGTTATAAAAACTAAGACCGGAAGAATAATAATGGCTCTTGCATGCCCACATATATGGATGTAGATAATTACTGTCTAATCCATC is a window from the Roseburia sp. 499 genome containing:
- the pdxR gene encoding MocR-like pyridoxine biosynthesis transcription factor PdxR, which produces MLTYSFADLGSDSLYEHLYKCIKNDILNGVLTMGEKLPSKRNFAKNLNISTITVENAYAQLMAEGYIYSLPKKGYFVADISNSILENNVATASTFTVSKEAVPSNFPLRQQNEYFADFVSNSITADNFPFSIWAKIIREVISEESQALMTNPPSGGIPELRNAIAQYLFQFRGMKVDPAQIIIGAGTEYLYGLIIQLLGKDNTFGVEDPGYRKISQIYNSHNAKCCHIPLDHQGIELSALEESGANIIHISPSHHYPTGIVTPISRRYELLGWASKSSSRYIIEDDYDCEFRLQGKPIPSLQSIDVMEKVIYINTFSKSLASTIRISYMVLPHHLLERFYRQLGFYSCTVSTFEQYTLARFISQGYFEKHINRTRNFYKTQRDTLLECIKNSPLASHSTIMEEDAGLHFLLKLDTRLSDEALNEKAKQAGLHIACLSKYYYKPEKKMEHILVMNYSGLDPEKIPEAVKRLSKCIC